The following are encoded together in the Panicum virgatum strain AP13 chromosome 6K, P.virgatum_v5, whole genome shotgun sequence genome:
- the LOC120711302 gene encoding uncharacterized protein LOC120711302 isoform X2: MPDVKPPAAVPAAAGAKAAAGDAPSPAPAAPAPPPAAANGNGTPQKPPPVPAAAFDMPKPNLRGLNKPKCIQCGNVARSRCPFQCCKACCYKAQNPCHIHVLKQTNTLPDKPSPTSAPLTEQPSTNLPATGSASRLACLQKLPHHFLNSLRTKKALAKKDVASINKWRFMKLKEHMQGDIDAENEAYERYTQNVGLLEETFCPMEDAANESEAEATSSSEEERMDLLVSEAKVRLKSDNENADSFKERVATILDEKLKKLQERQSAYDYEDDKPPSDQDQDDHTTPVKFSAKQKMERAAKFNELLGRMTRARSEDDLKPCRDLIEQLFGKEALFGKENGTPMYESNRMETEPSGRESTTVAAAARTYSFPKLCTRIEVGEEFASKVDAEFSSLSEVAQL, from the exons ATGCCGGACGTGAAGCCCCCCGCTGCCgttcccgctgccgccggcgccaaggcggcggcgggtgacGCGCCTTCCCCTGCGCCCGCTGCTCCCGCTCCGCCCCCCGCGGCCGCCAACGGCAATGGGACGCCGCAGAAGCCGCCTCCCGTCCCCGCCGCGGCCTTCGACATGCCCAAGCCCAACCTCCGGGGCCTCAACAAGCCCAAGTGCATCCAGTGCGGCAATGTCGCCCGCTCCCG GTGCCCGTTCCAGTGCTGCAAGGCCTGCTGCTACAAAGCCCAAAATCCTTGCCACATTCATG TTCTGAAGCAGACCAACACATTGCCAGACAAGCCATCACCTACTTCTGCTCCTTTGACAGAACAGCCATCTACCAATTTACCTGCAACCGG TTCAGCATCAAGGCTTGCTTGCTTGCAGAAGCTTCCCCACCATTTTCTGAATTCTCTCCGAACAAAAAAGGCGCTTGCCAAAAAG GATGTTGCGAGCATAAACAAGTGGAGATTTATGAAGTTAAAGGAACATATGCAAGGAGATATTGATGCTGAAAATGAAGCATATGAGAGGTACACACAGAATGTTGGGCTCCTGGAGGAAACATTCTGTCCCATGGAGGATGCTGCTAATGAATCTGAAGCTGAAGCAACTTCCTCTTCAGAAGAAGAAAGGATGGACCTGTTGGTTTCAGAGGCAAAGGTGAGGTTGAAGTCGGATAACGAAAATGCAG ATAGCTTCAAGGAGAGGGTTGCCACTATCTTGGACGAGAAGCTGAAGAAACTGCAAGAGCGTCAAAGTGCCTATGACTATGAGGATGACAAACCACCATCTGATCAGGATCAAGATGATCATACAACCCCAGTGAAGTTTAGTGCAAAGCAGAAGATGGAGAGAGCCGCAAAATTTAATGAGCTGCTTGGTAGGATGACAAGAGCACGGAGCGAGGATGATTTGAAGCCTTGCCGTGATCTCATCGAGCAGCTGTTTGGAAAGGAGGCGCTGTTTGGAAAAGAGAATGGTACCCCCATGTACGAGTCAAACAGAATGGAGACGGAGCCGAGCGGCCGGGAGTCAACTaccgtagcagcagcagcacggacGTATTCCTTCCCAAAGCTGTGCACTAGGATAGAAGTTGGCGAGGAGTTTGCCTCCAAGGTCGATGCTGAATTCTCTTCTTTGAGTGAGGTTGCGCAGCTATGA
- the LOC120711302 gene encoding uncharacterized protein LOC120711302 isoform X1, with product MPDVKPPAAVPAAAGAKAAAGDAPSPAPAAPAPPPAAANGNGTPQKPPPVPAAAFDMPKPNLRGLNKPKCIQCGNVARSRCPFQCCKACCYKAQNPCHIHVLKQTNTLPDKPSPTSAPLTEQPSTNLPATGSASRLACLQKLPHHFLNSLRTKKALAKKDVASINKWRFMKLKEHMQGDIDAENEAYERYTQNVGLLEETFCPMEDAANESEAEATSSSEEERMDLLVSEAKVRLKSDNENADSFKERVATILDEKLKKLQERQSAYDYEDDKPPSNADSFKERVATILDEKLKKLQERQSAYDYEDDKPPSDQDQDDHTTPVKFSAKQKMERAAKFNELLGRMTRARSEDDLKPCRDLIEQLFGKEALFGKENGTPMYESNRMETEPSGRESTTVAAAARTYSFPKLCTRIEVGEEFASKVDAEFSSLSEVAQL from the exons ATGCCGGACGTGAAGCCCCCCGCTGCCgttcccgctgccgccggcgccaaggcggcggcgggtgacGCGCCTTCCCCTGCGCCCGCTGCTCCCGCTCCGCCCCCCGCGGCCGCCAACGGCAATGGGACGCCGCAGAAGCCGCCTCCCGTCCCCGCCGCGGCCTTCGACATGCCCAAGCCCAACCTCCGGGGCCTCAACAAGCCCAAGTGCATCCAGTGCGGCAATGTCGCCCGCTCCCG GTGCCCGTTCCAGTGCTGCAAGGCCTGCTGCTACAAAGCCCAAAATCCTTGCCACATTCATG TTCTGAAGCAGACCAACACATTGCCAGACAAGCCATCACCTACTTCTGCTCCTTTGACAGAACAGCCATCTACCAATTTACCTGCAACCGG TTCAGCATCAAGGCTTGCTTGCTTGCAGAAGCTTCCCCACCATTTTCTGAATTCTCTCCGAACAAAAAAGGCGCTTGCCAAAAAG GATGTTGCGAGCATAAACAAGTGGAGATTTATGAAGTTAAAGGAACATATGCAAGGAGATATTGATGCTGAAAATGAAGCATATGAGAGGTACACACAGAATGTTGGGCTCCTGGAGGAAACATTCTGTCCCATGGAGGATGCTGCTAATGAATCTGAAGCTGAAGCAACTTCCTCTTCAGAAGAAGAAAGGATGGACCTGTTGGTTTCAGAGGCAAAGGTGAGGTTGAAGTCGGATAACGAAAATGCAGATAGCTTCAAGGAGAGGGTTGCCACTATCTTGGACGAGAAGCTGAAGAAACTGCAAGAGCGTCAAAGTGCCTATGACTATGAGGATGACAAACCACCATCGAATGCAGATAGCTTCAAGGAGAGGGTTGCCACTATCTTGGACGAGAAGCTGAAGAAACTGCAAGAGCGTCAAAGTGCCTATGACTATGAGGATGACAAACCACCATCTGATCAGGATCAAGATGATCATACAACCCCAGTGAAGTTTAGTGCAAAGCAGAAGATGGAGAGAGCCGCAAAATTTAATGAGCTGCTTGGTAGGATGACAAGAGCACGGAGCGAGGATGATTTGAAGCCTTGCCGTGATCTCATCGAGCAGCTGTTTGGAAAGGAGGCGCTGTTTGGAAAAGAGAATGGTACCCCCATGTACGAGTCAAACAGAATGGAGACGGAGCCGAGCGGCCGGGAGTCAACTaccgtagcagcagcagcacggacGTATTCCTTCCCAAAGCTGTGCACTAGGATAGAAGTTGGCGAGGAGTTTGCCTCCAAGGTCGATGCTGAATTCTCTTCTTTGAGTGAGGTTGCGCAGCTATGA
- the LOC120711304 gene encoding protein CHUP1, chloroplastic-like: protein MKEDIMFDNQTKPCRSRVDSKSNPSSLKPKFGSSWGSQIVKGFTTDKKTKKTAAIASKKPPLAAVENVNQTNQQIPYHSRVKRSLIGDFPCSPAGAQVHPHVFDCHNIRSPASHDLFLELDHLREQLRESKERELALQAELQQCRENPRVSELEKELDSRKGGIDRLARLNTSLEAEKTSLSEQLSALSSMVEQREENVRLDGHGNQIPSLDGNNTPSSGNLEFEVVELRRLNKELQFQKRNLAIKLSSAESKLTGLEKNAESDIVAKVQAEASLLRHTNANLSKQVEGLQMSRLTEVEEVAYLRWINSCLRHELCNSDQATRATIDIDYNGGMVFNEYDSVEGDARNAEDNSDIKFSIAERIKQWSQNDKSCQASKKEALLDKAWVEAAEARSPTRRHSLGGPKGCAQDFSIVKRRQSDTFISLPDATDDSFSSNKDPTIREKRDLLVDKYDFGRSESSRFVLGKSEVCRSQCLDVEKRVLRIPNPPPRPSVSVSNSGPSNGSTANPPRPPPPPPPPKFSSKGTGVMKRAPQVAELYHSLMRRDSKKDTSSGGVCEAANSASVRSSMIGEIENRSSHLQAIKADVETQGEFVKSLIKEVTNAAYKDIEDVVAFVKWLDDELGFLVDERAVLKHFDWPERKADTLREAAFGYHDLKKLETEVSNYKDDPLLPCDIALKKMVAVSEKTERGVYNLLRTRDSMMRQCKEFSIPTDWMLDNNLISKIKFASVKLAKMYMKRVAMELQYMGPLNKDPALEYMLLQAVRFAFRMHQFAGGFDPETMDAFEELRNLVHVRNSTQ, encoded by the exons ATGAAAGAAGACATCATGTTTGACAACCAAACAAAGCCATGCAGATCAAGGGTTGACTCCAAAAGCAATCCAAGTTCTCTCAAGCCCAAGTTTGGATCCTCATGGGGTTCCCAAATTGTCAAAGGGTTTACGACAGACAAGAAAACCAAAAAGACAGCTGCCATTGCAAGCAAGAAACCACCACTTGCAGCTGTTGAAAATGTCAATCAGACCAATCAGCAGATTCCATATCACTCTAGGGTTAAAAGATCTCTTATTGGAGACTTCCCTTGTTCACCAGCTGGTGCTCAAGTCCATCCCCATGTCTTCGATTGCCACAATATTAGGTCCCCAGCATCTCATGATCTTTTCCTTGAGTTGGATCATCTCAGGGAACAACTGCGTGAATCAAAAGAAAGGGAACTAGCATTACAGGCAGAGTTGCAACAATGCAGAGAAAACCCAAGAGTTTCAGAACTTGAGAAGGAGCTCGATTCTAGGAAAGGTGGAATTGACAGGCTTGCACGGCTTAATACTTCACTAGAAGCTGAGAAAACAAGCCTGTCTGAACAACTATCAGCTCTATCTTCTATGGTAGAACAACGTGAGGAAAATGTAAGATTAGACGGGCATGGCAATCAGATACCTAGTCTAGATGGGAACAATACACCTTCTTCAGGAAACTTGGAGTTTGAAGTTGTTGAACTACGTCGATTAAACAAAGAGCTTCAGTTTCAGAAACGAAATCTTGCAATTAAGCTCTCTTCAGCTGAGTCCAAATTGACCGGCCTCGAGAAGAATGCAGAG AGTGATATAGTTGCCAAGGTTCAAGCTGAGGCATCATTGCTGAGACACACAAATGCAAACTTGAGCAAGCAAGTTGAGGGATTGCAAATGAGCCGGCTAACCGAGGTTGAGGAAGTTGCTTATCTTCGGTGGATCAATTCATGTCTACGCCATGAGCTCTGTAACTCGGATCAAGCAACTAGAGCAACAATTGATATAGATTATAATGGTGGCATGGTGTTTAATGAGTATGACAGCGTTGAAGGTGATGCAAGAAATGCTGAGGACAATTCTGATATAAAATTCAGCATTGCAGAACGCATCAAACAGTGGTCTCAGAATGATAAGAGTTGTCAAGCATCTAAAAAGGAAGCACTTCTTGACAAGGCATGGGTAGAAGCTGCAGAAGCACGAAGTCCTACACGTAGGCACTCACTTGGTGGGCCAAAGGGATGTGCACAAGATTTCAGTATTGTGAAGAGAAGGCAATCTGATACCTTTATCAGCCTTCCAGATGCAACGGATGATTCATTCTCCAGTAACAAGGATCCAACAATCAGGGAGAAGCGTGACCTTCTTGTGGACAAGTATGATTTTGGTCGATCTGAAAGTTCAAGATTTGTTCTTGGCAAGTCAGAAGTATGTAGGTCTCAGTGTTTGGATGTTGAAAAGCGTGTGTTACGCATCCCTAACCCTCCACCAAGACCTTCTGTTTCTGTGTCAAATTCTGGTCCATCAAATGGATCGACTGCAAATCCAccacggccaccaccgcctccgcctcctccaaaGTTTTCCTCAAAAGGTACTGGGGTCATGAAGAGGGCGCCACAGGTTGCAGAGCTCTACCATTCACTTATGAGAAGGGACTCAAAAAAGGATACTTCCAGTGGTGGAGTATGTGAAGCGGCTAACTCTGCTAGTGTGCGGAGTAGCATGATTGGTGAAATTGAGAACCGCTCGTCCCATTTGCAGGCT atcaaGGCTGATGTTGAGACTCAAGGTGAATTTGTGAAATCATTGATTAAGGAGGTGACTAATGCGGCCTACAAAGATATCGAAGATGTGGTTGCATTTGTGAAGTGGCTAGATGATGAGCTTGGCTTCCTA GTGGATGAGAGAGCAGTGTTGAAGCATTTTGATTGGCCTGAGAGGAAGGCGGACACTCTACGTGAGGCAGCTTTTGGCTACCACGACCTAAAAAAATTGGAAACGGAAGTATCAAACTATAAAGATGATCCACTCCTTCCCTGCGACATTGCGCTGAAGAAAATGGTTGCAGTTTCTGAGAA GACTGAGCGAGGGGTCTACAACCTTCTGCGAACAAGAGATTCTATGATGAGGCAGTGCAAGGAGTTCAGTATTCCTACTGACTGGATGCTTGATAACAATCTTATTAGCAAG ATAAAGTTTGCTTCTGTGAAGTTAGCGAAGATGTACATGAAAAGGGTCGCTATGGAGCTTCAATACATGGGACCCCTGAACAAGGATCCAGCTCTGGAGTATATGCTGCTCCAGGCTGTGAGATTTGCCTTCAGGATGCATCAG TTTGCTGGGGGTTTTGATCCAGAGACCATGGATGCATTTGAAGAGCTGAGGAACCTTGTTCATGTCAGAAATAGCACCCAGTAG
- the LOC120711305 gene encoding WD repeat-containing protein 26 homolog → MGGFEDDEPPSKRARASSVESASLPDCFPFSKSANPLGSTMARPLPSQGKEVMVGSKGVIKKEEFVRIITKTLYSLGYEKSGAVLEEESGITLHNPMVDLFREQVIDGKWDNAMVTLNKMGLLDENIVKSAAFLILEQKFFELLRDDNVMGAMKTLRSEITPLGVNRKRVHELSSCMISCSPQQLFLGFSKLGIDSSTSRLKLLEELEKVLPPTVMVPERRLENLVEQALTVQRDACYFHNSMDGLSLYIDHHCGKDQIPSRTLQVLRAHHDEVWFIQFSNNGKYLASASNDKSAMIWEADEDGELLLKHKLNGHEKSVMMVAWSPDDCQLLTCGVEETIRRWDVESGKCLHVYEKPGVGFVSCAWFPDGKQILSGLTDEHFCIWDLDGKEVDCWKGQRSTKTLDFAVGKDGKLIISMNRENTILLFDRETKQERLIEEDHTITSFSLSEDGDFLLVNLINEVIHLWNIRNGPIRANRYSGHKHTRFVIRSCFGGSEQAFIASGSEDSQVYIWHRATGDLIETLAGHSGTVNCVSWNPANPHMLASASDDHTIRIWGAKKVSLKRKDVGSSSNGIHANGNTHGNGFVHQCNGNSTK, encoded by the exons ATGGGAGgttttgaagatgatgaaccACCCTCAAAACGCGCAAGAGCATCCTCAGTAGAATCTGCAAGTTTGCCAGATTGTTTCCCGTTTTCGAAGTCTGCCAATCCTTTGGGAAGTACAATGGCTAGACCTTTGCCTTCCCAAGGGAAAGAAGTTATGGTTGGTTCTAAGGGTGTCATTAAGAAGGAGGAGTTTGTCAGGATAATTACAAAAACTCTGTATAGTCTTGGATATGAAAAAAGCGGAGCAGTTCTGGAGGAAGAATCAGGGATAACTTTGCATAATCCAATGGTGGATCTTTTCAGAGAGCAGGTGATTGATGGGAAATGGGATAATGCAATGGTTACGTTGAATAAGATGGGCCTCCTGGATGAGAACATTGTGAAATCTGCTGCATTTTTGATATTGGAGCAAAAATTCTTCGAACTTCTGAGAGACGACAATGTCATGGGTGCTATGAAGACTTTACGAAGTGAAATCACACCCCTTGGTGTTAATAGGAAAAGAGTGCACGAACTATCGAGTTGTATGATTTCCTGTTCTCCACAACAGTTATTCCTTGGTTTTTCAAAGCTTGGCATTGATTCTTCTACGTCACGGTTGAAGCTCCTAGAAGAATTGGAAAAGGTGCTCCCTCCAACTGTTATGGTACCAGAGAGGAGGTTAGAGAATTTAGTTGAGCAAGCACTTACTGTGCAACGAGATGCTTGCTATTTCCATAATTCTATGGATGGGTTGTCACTCTACATTGATCATCACTGTGGAAAAGATCAGATACCATCTCGCACGCTACAG GTTTTGCGTGCGCATCATGATGAGGTGTGGTTTATCCAATTTTCAAACAATGGAAAGTATTTAGCCTCAGCATCAAATGATAAATCCGCAATGATCTGGGAG GCTGATGAAGATGGGGAGCTATTACTGAAGCACAAATTGAATGGTCATGAGAAGTCGGTGATGATGGTTGCATGGAGCCCTGATGATTGCCAGCTTCTCACATGTGGAGTGGAAGAAACCATCCGGCGCTGGGATGTTGAATCTGGCAAATGTCTTCATGTTTATGAAAAACCTGGCGTTGGTTTTGTATCATGTGCTTGGTTTCCAGATGGAAAGCAAATATTGTCTGGTCTAACTGATGAACACTTCTGCATCTGGGATTTAGATGGTAAGGAAGTAGATTGCTGGAAAGGGCAGAGATCAACAAAAACACTTGATTTTGCTGTAGGAAAAGATGGAAAGCTTATAATAAGCATGAATAGGGAGAACACAATTCTTCTGTTTGATAGGGAGACAAAGCAGGAGAGGCTAATTGAAGAGGATCATACAATTACTTCATTTTCTCTATCGGAAGATGGTGACTTCTTGCTTGTAAATCTCATAAATGAGGTGATTCATTTGTGGAACATACGAAATGGTCCAATCCGAGCCAATCGGTACAGTGGCCATAAGCACACCCGGTTTGTGATAAGGTCTTGTTTTGGCGGGTCTGAGCAGGCATTCATTGCTAGTGGGAGTGAAGATTCACAG GTCTACATATGGCATAGAGCCACCGGGGATCTCATCGAGACTCTGGCTGGTCACTCAGGCACAGTCAACTGTGTAAGCTGGAATCCTGCAAATCCCCACATGCTTGCATCGGCGAGCGACGATCACACCATTCGTATATGGGGTGCAAAGAAGGTCAGTCTGAAGCGCAAGGATGTCGGGAGCAGCAGCAATGGGATCCACGCAAATGGCAACACCCATGGCAACGGTTTCGTTCACCAGTGCAATGGGAACAGCACCAAATGA